In Coffea eugenioides isolate CCC68of chromosome 4, Ceug_1.0, whole genome shotgun sequence, the genomic stretch acaaaatcaTGATGATCAGTACAGAACAAGGTATAAAGTTGCTCCTAAAGGTTGTTTTTCAGTGTATGTTGGTCCTGAGAAACAAAGGTTTGTGATCAAGGCAGAATGTGCTAATCATCCATTGTTCAAGATGCTGCTTGACGATGCTGCATTGGAGTATGGGTATAGCAATGAAGGCCCTCTTTTGCTTCCATGTGATGTTGATCTTTTTTACAAAGTCTTAGCTGAGATGGATTGTGGCAAGGAGGCCACGGTTGATGATTCTGATTCATCAGCTGGTGGTGGATTTGCATGTGGCTCCTGCAGTCCTTTCACTCCGGCACGGCGTCATCGAAACGGCACCATCTCTGAAGTTTATAGTCCATATGGACTTCTCACTCCACCCCGGTTGCTGAAGATGAATCACTTCTGAATCGAACAAATGTATAGATTCTAATTATTGCTTTGTCTAAGAGTTTTTTTTTGTCGTCTAAGTTATTCTGCCATATAGATTTCTTCCTATGCCTCATTTCAGGCTATCCTAATAAGTATGGGATACTGAGATTTGATAAGATCAATGTGAATGGTTGAATACCAAGAAAATTGAGAACTCAACTACTGAAACGCCGCATCTGCGTGCATGCGTCTAAACTCAACTATTTTGAAGTAATTTCTTGAATTGCACGTTCTTAAAAAATAGACGTTCAAAGAAAAATATCTTTCTTTTTGTGTGAAATTGAGGTATAACAAATACTGCTGAGTTCATCATTTCATCAAACCTTTGGCTTTTTGGTTTCAAAAGGAAAGCAAGAAGCGGTTTgtacatttttattttcttttacaacTTTATGAAAGAGGACTTACATTATCAGAAAGTTTAAAGTAATTGCATTGTTATCTCACACTAAAGGCATATATAGATACTAGACATCATACACGTAACATCATAGATCATAGATACTCAACATCATGAGGACAGACTAAAGATAGTTGGGATTTTCCTGTCATGTAGTCTGTATATTCCGATCTATCATGTATGAGTAGCGGTCAAACTCTTTTGTCAGTTTAGTGAAAAATTCTTTCCCACTAAAAAATCATTTGGTTCTCTGCATATCGTGTTTGATTAAGTAGATAAATGCACATCTCACACAATTAATACTTCATATTATACACTTAGCTTGATGCTGCATGATGTGATTTGACCAGTTAGAAAAGCAGATTTGATTAAATATGGTATCAAGAATTATCATAGACCTCATATATTCTTTGAATACCAGATGATATAATTTTGCTAAATCATGTGATGAACAGCCCTATAATCTGCCTTGATCAATTGTATTCAGTTATTAACCTTTGATATAGTAGCCCAGCATTACTTAATTCCTAGTACGGAATACAAATACTTAGTTTCAACTCAAgttttttttaaacattttgaccaatccttcaaaaaaaaaaaaaaaacattttgaCCAATCGGCCGTTGATAAATGTTTTCAGGTGACTTAAATGGATATGATCTCTCATGCTAGGAATCACTTTCATATCAGTTAATGTAAGAGGAAGGAAATTCATGCTGCTTTTGCCAAAAGCATCCTGTCTAGCCATTATATAACATGGCCTTTTAAGTGCTGTAAGTATGGACGAAAGGGAAACATAGCAAGTCCAGCGAGATCTGAGAAGTGAGGAAATATAAGTAGCCTATATATTGTCTCGCAAATGACTAAAGGATTCCATACCTGACAAAATTACTAAGCCATTTCACTCCTGTGTAAAATGGCAAGGACTTGTCTCAAAACCCAATTTAACTAGTAGGAATGTTAGCTAGTAGATCATGATGTCTGTGGTTCGATTGTCCGGACTTCCTTTCTCCCTTCTCTTTTTTGTAAAGTTTGGAGTCTCTtgctgattaaaaaaaaaaaaggaaagaaaaatgacaaGAACTTCCCATGCAATCTATTAGGAGTAACTTCGCTTTGCTAACTCACATACATTTTCTGCACGTCTAAAAAATGGGATAATTTAGCAATTGCATATGAAACAAATTAGTCTAAATTTCGATTGGATGTTCCAATTATTACAGACATAGAACAGAAAAAGGGTAATTTTTTGTCAAAGATTGCACATTACAAGCTCAAGCCGCAGCAGCAATCTAATGGGGACTTTTTAAGAAATCGAATTTAAGGATGCAAAGTGTGACAAGTGCTAAAATTTGAGAGTATGCATGAAATTAATGCATCTCCAAGTGAACGGATTtaattaaagggataatatcagaaacctcccctgagatttctaaTAATTACATATAGATACCTTCCAATATCAAAAATTACACTGCCCTCCCCTTTCATTTTGATGTGACCAGATGTCATCTTCAACAATAATAAAGTGACCGAAATATCCTTACAAAATCAGCCCCTAGAATACTAGAAATATAGGGAAAAATaaggggataatttcagaaacctcccttgaggtttctgacaatttcactgagctcccttgaggtttgaaaaattatacaaatctcccttatcatttaaaatgataattttattcttaaatattttaatgaaattcccttatttggtatgcttatacttagaatgagttttaaaattattttttcattcttttgccttcttattccttcttattgtttctagtttctattgtaaccaaatatcgaactagtaatttttttgacgagttaattttatatataatctaatatttttgttgatctttgttttctattttttggtactaaagttaacaataaataaaaaaatggtcCAAAAccactactaaattatgataattccACTACTCGAAAAATTCATAAagtctaaatgaattattttaacattttttttctatcttataaatctaaatccataataaagTACCATCAAAAGTATTCTATCAcagtgataaaattattattgtagttgtttatcaaatagtaggtatggacatgaaaattttggcatattttccttataattatactagataatcttataattgtatagaaaaataaattaaaactcattatgTAAGGgcattttttggtatttatttaaaaaattaaccAAGTCAATATCATTTTAAAGTTTTGTTACTAAAACCATCAAATCAACAGAGGTAAGTGTAAATTTTTAAATCTCAggggagctcagtgaaattgtcagaaacctcaggggaggtttctgaaattatcccataataAGTCTTCCAAGtataatatttttatatgcaATTTACCAGTTGTACGACTTGTAAAACTTGTTGAGCAATAAAGAATGGTAATGGAAGAATGAAAGATTAGTTGAGATTGTTTCGGGATAATAAAGCTATCTAATGTGggtaaatgaaaaaaaattataatggtTTAAGGAGTTTTTTGCATTCTGAAAGGTGCTTTTAGATGTCATTACATGATAAAGAAGGTTTTAGTTTATTATTCGAGTTCTGgttttagtaaataacaactaTGATACTAATCATTAATTGTATAAAACAGGATATTACCTATGGTTGCACATGACATTGTAGTTCACTACAATGGGAAAAGAATCAGGATTCCTAATGTCGATCTTGATAAGCATTCTTGTATAGAATTGTTGAATGATGTTTGTAAGAAAACACTTCATGAATTACCTGAAAATCTTAATTATTTGCTGCATATGAGGTGTGGGACTCCAAGTGTTGCAACGATGAATGCCAATACTAACAAGGCAGTTACCGGAAAGGTTTAAACTGCATGAAAATGAGCTAGTAATCAACTTGTTTGTAGACCATATGGATGTAATTCCTTGTAATATGTTTGAATTGAACAACATAACAACTTTTGGTGGGTATTCAATAAACTTGAAGTGCATGACtttgttatttattatatttaagacttgttttagtttatttagtttataGTGCTTTGTACATCTAGAATCTTTGATTTTGAAACATGGCAAATAAATTCCTACTAAATATTGCAGATGAATCTAAATCCACCATTTCGTGGTCTTGTGGTTCTACCATTATAATAACTACCAAGGCTCAACTTTTGGGGGTACATTTTTACAATTATATCCATATTTCAAATGGATTTGACaacttgaatgaaatgaatatAACTAGTACACTTAGGTTGATCATTATCAGTATTTGGATACTGTTGCACTTCTAACTATTCTTATAAGACTTTACTATCTAGAATGCTGATTTGTTTAATGTTTTTTTCACGTTCCAAGGGGATTAACTTGGTgccaatttttcttttattattgcCATTTTTCTTGCCCAAAATTCTAACTCATTTTCTTATAGGGGCAATAAGGGCGGACTTGGAATATAATTGTTTGACAAGACTGATTCATCACTTTTAAGATTACTTTTTCTCACATGGGCTTAATTTGTTATCAAATATGTCAATCAAGGAGAGGGCAGTgtaatttttcatataaaagGGTATTTATGTGCAattatcagaaacctcaggggaggtttctgaaattatcccttaattaAATGCTTATAGTCCTTTCAAATGACACTGATGTGGTTAAACTGGCATCAATAAAAACAATTTTAgcatttaatttactttttttagaaaataatgaGCTATACAAACTTCATTATCTGCCCTTCTTTCTCATATGCACTATTAAGGTACATTCCTAGAAGAAGATTCGAAAATCCAGTAAAACGCATAAGGACTAATGTGTGGAAACTAAATTGTGATTCAAATTGCTATTACCCTCAAACTGACAAAATGAAACTATTCAAGGGTTTTTGTGTTTCACCCCTAAAGTTTTCATCAACATCGCTTTGCAGCCTTTGTGTTTGTGAActgtgccttttttttttttttttgttctggTCTAACACAACCTTACATtgaattttgtattttgtttatttgtttggtACAAAGGAGATTTGGCATAGAGTGATAGTCGCATTCATTAATCCATGCCAATGATTACTTCTGTGAGATTGGGACGGGCATTAAAAACTTATAGCGACAATTGTCTCAATCAAAAATCATTACTAACCGTGTATTCTATTCCAAATTTTTGCAGACGTTGCTAGCTCTTCTCAATACTTGCTTTGGAAAGAACATGAGAAAATTTATTCATAGTTTTGAGCATTCATGTAGAGCTCATGTTGCGTTGAATTCTCACGGGTTAAAGGGATATACACAGTAGCGGAGTTAAAGGTCCATGATTAGGGGGTCAATAATCACTTGGATCAATAACATATAGTTTACGTTCCAATTCAATTATTGGTTTACAGAAGAAAATTATTATAATGCAGTTGTTGTTCTAAAATTTTGAATCCTTGTCCATTCAAGTGgtatttattactttttcaaataCGATGgtggaaaattttatatttttagaaaGAGAGTAAAGGGAAAATTTTCCCATAATTTAATTAACGgttaaaaaattatgaaaatttgAGGGGGTTGGGGGGCAATTTGTCTGCCTCAGTAGCCTGGCTCTGCCCCTCCATATGCACAGTAATCTATGTGATCAATCAACGTTGATCAAACATTAGAAAGAAATATGAACAATAATTGCACTTGTTCAACTGTTGGTATTGGTACAAAATCAGGAACGATAATCTTACATAATCTTTTTTAGCCAGAAACATAGCTTGGAATACATTCCTGGATCAGGAAATGTAAGTGTGTTGTGGAAACAAATACAGAACATAAATAATGACAATAGGTAGAATAAAATGCAGGATGAAAGATTCAGTAACAAAAGGTTCTGAGCTTTAGATCTGCATAAGCTCTTCAAACGTTTTCATTGCAGCAGCTGGCAACCCCAGAAGCACATTGacgcttttcctttcttttccatgAGACAGAAACAGGCTTACTTCCTTCTCTGGAAGGGCTACAGGCCCTGATAAAACAGGTTCTCCCCATCCAAAATCAGTAGTATGGAAAGATAGCCTAGACCAGGTTGTGATGAGAAGCGTTGCAGTCAAAGAAGGCCTTACTCTAGTTGCTTCGAAGTAGTCTATAGCAGATCTCATATAACTGTCTGTGACAATTTGGACTGATTCTTGGACTAGCTTCACTGCAAATGAAAGTGGATTCCCGACTAGCTCACCCGCGCTGCAAAGTGAATTTGTAAGCACAATTCCATTGCCAAAGTAGCCTTCTGGAATTGGGGGATCAAATCTTGATCTTCCATCAACTGCAAAGAGAAGTTTTGTCTTTTGATCAGGCTTCATCTTCAGGGCCTGGCTACGAGATCGCCATATGAATGCTGACAGGGCTTCAAATGTGGTGCATTTGGCCAGAGCTCCATCTTCCAAAGCTTTCCTTTTGAGCTTTTCGAGTTTTTCTGGGTCAAAACAGAATGACCTGTAGTGCATTTCCTCCTTGTAGAGTTCAGCAGTATTTGATGTGTCTTCAATTTCAGCGAATTCATGATGGGGAAATTCTATCTTGGGAGGATTTCGGGCTTTGAGTATGGTTCTGTCCATAAATGGAGGCACTTTTAAAGGCAGTCCTCTGGCAACTTCACCCCAGGAGTTGACAAATTCCATTGCACCAATCCCATCAAACATGCAGTGGTTCATGCACAGCCCAAGAACAAATCCTCCACACTTGAACTTAGTCACCTGTAGAGCAAAATCAGTTATCACTCAAAGACCTTAAATTTCCAGGGTAAAGGAACAATAAACAGCAGGGCAAGCCACATACCGTAAGATTGCACTATTGCAATAATTTCTGTTATGAAAGCTCTACTGAACTTTCAAGGATAAAATGTAAATTCAGATGTTCCACTTCTTTTCTTGATCATGTAATATACATGTGACATTGCAAAAGCCTAATTCCTGAATCAaaatcttttcccttttttttattcgCGGCCTTTTTCTTTAACCACAGAGATTTGCTTATATTTTACTCAAAAAGTTATTCAAAGATGTAAGTTTGCTGGAGCTAATACTCGAAATAGAAGTTAAAGACATGTTGTAACCTGAGCAGCCAAAGGAGGAATCTCCAGTACGTTTTTCACGCCTGGAACATCATAAACCAGCTTTCCGAGAGTAACAGGATCAGGCTTTGTGTTGTCGCCGATGTCTTCAATGGTGCAATCTGCTTCAGCCTCAACAAAGACAGCCCCTTCTCCGGTACAATCCACTATCAGCTTTCCCTCAGGACTAATAGTTAAACGCCCTGCAAGAGGGTGGTACTGAACAAGAACCTTTGATAAAGCATCCTTGATCATCCCTACAGCTTCCTCATTGCCCTTTTCCCCTGATTTAAAGCAGTAAATTGTACGAACAATCACCGCAATGTTCTGATCAAGATTTGAGAGGAAGTACAGGCCCTTCTGTGTTTCTTCAGCTGGAGGGATCAAAGTTGGTTGTCCCTGCTTGACGGTGAGCTCAAATGTGTTGCTCTTACCATTCTCCATTGCTAAATTGTTCAAATGACACAATCCTGAGTCAAAACACCATGTTAGTGAAATTCAAAGAGATGAAATTTGTGTGTTTAGAGTGTTTCATTCATGCAAATTGCATCAGTGGAGATAAAATCTCATGACTTGTTCATAACTAGTAAAGACAGTCGAGAAAAAAAACATGTTCAGATATTTTACCTTCAATAAGCACACACTAGTAAAGAGAGCTTTTCTATCTGTTGGCCGTGCTAAACTGAGAATATCATATTTCGGGGAAAGGGATTCAAGGAATATATAGGAAGACAATTGCTTGCAAAATTTGAAGATTGTTAAGTTTTGGTTAACAAAGATGGTCCAATGAAAATGACTAGTACTTTATGATTGGCAAATTTAATTGCTAAGATTCTTCTTGTACACTTCTAGAGAAAGAAGATATAAGACTAATATATATCTTTTGGGGTTTCTTTgtgtttgggggggggggggtggatAATTGCCTATTAATTCTTATGTACGTAATCCCATTGTActtttgattttagtaaattttgttttggtcatTTGGTGAGGACAAATTCTATATACTCATATTGGTATGGTTAGGCTACTAGCCATGGAACAAAATTTTAGTAACAGTCAAGAGAACACGGCGTAGTAGAGAAGATCCTGTGGGGTTGGTTGGTAGGGTTGGCGTCCAAATTTGATTGCTTGATGCATCTAAAATTTGATGCAGCAAAATGCCACGCTACCGCAGATGATCACTTTATTCCTAGTTACTTCACTTATAATATAGCATAAcaacaagaaaagaagattATGATCAAATCTCCACAGCATCATGGTTTTGTAATTAAGTTGGCACTTTTTTTGCCTAGATTGATGGCAATTCACCCCTACATTACTCAAGAATCAAAGAGTGTTTTGGGTTTCTTGAGGGTTATGCTCTGTTGAAACAGCCAAGGAGAACATGTCACAGCATCAAGGCATTAGCTAATGTTGtgatttttattgttttcccttttccttattTTCTCCTAAAATCTCTTCCTCTCCATTATaagtccttttcttttttcttctttcatctcactctcttcttcatttttctcagTACATTTCATGCTAAGTTACATATATCTTCTGgtatctttttttaattttcatgtATGACCTAAATTAGAGGAATTATTTTCTTATGTATGTGttgaaaagaggaaaagaagaccACACTTCTGCATGGGTTTACCTCTAACTTTCTGTTAGGATGATTAGTTAGTTAATGGGGCTTACCAAATGTGTAAGCACAGCCCTTTTTGATCTTTTAATCTCTGATAAGTTGACAATTAGATTGAGCAAGTTGCTGCATGAGAATTCTGAAAAAGATAGATTATGTAAGAACAATAATAATTGATTTGAAAGCCATGGCTGAAAGTAAAAAAAACCCATATATATCATGTGCGTTGATATTGTAGCCTAACAAACCCAAAGAAAAACTTTTAAATCTTAGACTAGAACAGAATAGCAAACTTAAGAACTTAATGTATGAGTTTGGTTTAGTTGGTGCACACCCTACCCTCATCCAGAACAACAGCACTTACCTAACTTAATCACAAGTTTTTGCTCattattgcaaaaaaaaattattttttgtgcAATTATCATTGCAAATTTGTTCCTCCCACATATGGTAACGTTGAGGGACAAAAAATTTACTTTCAGATTTTTGTTTATTGCTTGAGATTAGGGGGAAATAAAAGACTTTTTGCTCACTTACATTAGCTTAGTAGCACTGCCAAAAAATAATTCCTAATTATGCCAAAGCTATGTTTTGAGTAATAATCACGAAATTAGTCAATATCTAAGCAATATTTCAGGGCAAAAATCCAGTGCTATTGGAttggctttcttcttctcttcttcgtcttcttcctcttcctcttcatcttccctttttttttccctattgATAGCTATAATTGGGAGAAATAGTCCCAAATTGTGATCTCAGATTCTGACGCATATTCTCACTTCTGAATTCAACATTTCGGCTTTATCTCAGACTATATTATGCAGACAAGACAATTTTGCTTCTTCCCTTGCTTTCCTGTTGATAGCTATGATTGTGAGAAATAGTCCCAAATGGTGATATCAGATTCTGACGCATATTCTCACTTCTGAATTCAACATTTCGACCTTATCTGAGACTATATTATGCAGACAAGACAATTTTGAGATTGCAATAAAGTTGTCATTCGATTAGTGTTTGGATTGGatttttctaccaaaatttttttatgttttccACGAACACGTTTCTTAATCACCTTTTgatctcatatatatcaaatcgttacagtatatttttctagAAAAGCTGCAGAAAATATCAATCCAAAACCATGCAAAGCTTCCAACGTTTTTAAGATAAACTTAAACCATACATGCTGTGCAAGGAATCAAGGACAGCAGCACCAGTGGAAACATCAGGTCAAGGATATACATATGATCAGATCACACCGACTATGACGTTAAAATGCAGCCAAAACCCACCAGAGACAGAAATCCCTTTTATTCTCTTATCAAGAAGAACTAATTAAGAACAAAACTGTCATAGTTATAAGATAACAAGTGAGACAGAAGATCTATGCATCTGATAGATATGATACTCATCAATTTGGAATTAACAGACATTGATGAAATGATTTTTAACGCCAACCACCTATGATAGATAGTAAAATCCCACTTATGAGAGATGGATTTCATCACATGGATTTGATATTCTTTTCCTTTAACTACGAGTAGTCTGCGTTTATTTAATGGAATCATGAGCGTTCCTGTGCAATTGCTAGATTAATATATACAATTATCTATAGAGGAAATTTTTAGGAACACAAAAGGTGTCATTTCAGCTCGTGCTTTAGATATTGTTTACATTTGATTTtacaacccttttttttttttctcttttacacTACAGCaagtttatttaatttaatttttttttttttgttttatcaaGCGATAGCACGGTTATTTTACCTACTCGAAGGATTTAGGTATTTGCTTGACACAATCATATCCGAAAATTTactgtactttttttttaattgtggAGGAATGTAGTTTATTCTATTTTTACAATGATTCCACTAAGTAAACTAGAAATAGGATAGCAACTTGACAACGACGCTATTGCCAAAGCAAGAAGAATGCTTCCAGGAGCAAGCATCTTGTTAATAACTGAAAAACCAAAATTACTACTACAAGCAAAAGTAAAAAGAGTTGCACACATTACAGGCTTAATGGCTTGCAGCGCATCAATATCAAAATGAAAACTCAAGACATTGAAGATAAGTAAAAGACCGTACTTTCAAATCCACCCTTCTCACTGTAAAATGTCTCATCTATGTGTCAAAGAACAGTATAAAAATTACAAATCTAAGTTCACTGAACCCACTTCTGGAAAATTTCCTAGGTGTTTTACAGAGTTTAACatcaaataaatacaactacatCAATTTCATGCTCAAGCTATAAGCTAAAGATAGGAAGGGGATTAGAATGTAAAAAATCCCTAATGGTGAGATTTCATCCAAAGTACAGACACACAGTTAAATGTTATATGATACAGGTGACCTATTCCGCCTTCATCTGTAAGAAGTTTGACAGAAGGAAATGATACCGCAGTTGCAGTTGTGCTGCACACCCCCATCTGATAAAAGTCCCTTGTACAACGCTTCTCATCATCATACTGAACAACTAATTCAAACTGATACATTCCTCATCCACGGCATATGCTTGGATTTTAAATTTAAGCATCATTGTCATCATCCTCATCTTTCTCATGATTACTCCCAGCCCCAGCTTCCTCATCTTCTTCCTCATCTTCCTCGTCGGTCATGTTATTTATAACCTCAGTAATTATAGCCTTAACTTCAGACTTTCGGTGCATTAGATCCACTCCAAAGTGGGTTCCTGAAGGCAATAAAGTCAACCAACTTAGCAACCACAAGTGTAACTTAAAGAGTCCGAATCATATGATTCCATTAAAAACATACCAAGTTGCCTGAGAATATCAGATAAGGTTGCCTGCAATTAAGTAAGTACAAAGATTAATAATAGACTCCACGCTGTCAGAAATAATTATGCTCCATAGAGAACAACAGAGACCACTTACAGTGTTAAAATCCACTTCCTTCAAAATGGCAACTACTACTTTATGCATTTCCTCATTGCTGGGTTCTGCCTTAGCCTTCTTGTCACTCTTTGATTTCCCTGAAAGTCTCAAAGCAAGTTATAACATGTTCACAGCATACCAATGGACGTGACGTTCTTTCGGAAAAGTGAACAATCATGCAGCAAATATTTGCAACAAATATGCCCAGATGCAATTACGCCACACAATGCATGCATCTTGGAACTTTCAAAAAATTGAGTGAATTTTACAACCAATCTCATATAAGGTCATTACTCTTATGAACTAACATCAATAACATACTAACCACTAGTCAAGCATAAACGCTAGTAGTCCAAAATCAAGGACAGAATCCTCAAACATTCCGAAGCCATACAGTGCAATGCATGGATGCAGTAAAATGATAATGATGAATGGCAATAAAACTCTGAACTATGCTATCAGTATTTGAATAAGATTTTGGATCAAActatattaaacaataaacaacACACCTTGATCTTTTCCTGAACCCTTTGCCGAAGAGTTGCTTGACTGCTTAATACTTGAAGCTTTTTCTTTCCCAGAAGCATCACGTACTTTCTCGCTCTCCTTTTCAACCTTCTGTTTCTTAGAAGATGAAACTTTGGACTTCTCCTTTGAGTCAGATTCAGTAGCAACTTTCTTAGATCCTGAACTGACTGTTTTTTTGGCACTTTTACCAGAGGTTTTGGGAGATTTGGCTGGGCTCTCTTTCTTCACTGCCTTAGACTTCTCCCTGCTATTATCACCAGATTCCTTCTTCACACTCTTCTTAGAAGCACTTTTCTCACTTGGCTTCTGCTTGGGTTCCTCGTGATCTTCTTCAACATCTTCATCTGACTTGCTCTGCTCATTATCACTTTCTGCTTTGACAACTGCATCACTATCCTCATCCCCCAAAGATTCTTGTTTGCTGTCAGAATGCTCAAAcgcatcatcttcttcatcctcAGTTGAGGAACGCTTGCGCTTTTCCCCAACTTCAGAATCCTGTTTTTGTTTCTGAAATTGAGTAGAAATAACATTACCAGTATTGGCAACAAACAAAAAAAGCCAAAGAAATCGGAACAAAACCATGACCTGCCAAATGATCTATGTATTTGATAACATACTACATGCTTTCAAGATACTAAAAACTAGTAGCACTTTGATCTCAAAAAACTAAATTTGATAACCTTTCtcatgataaaa encodes the following:
- the LOC113768868 gene encoding omega-hydroxypalmitate O-feruloyl transferase-like, translating into MENGKSNTFELTVKQGQPTLIPPAEETQKGLYFLSNLDQNIAVIVRTIYCFKSGEKGNEEAVGMIKDALSKVLVQYHPLAGRLTISPEGKLIVDCTGEGAVFVEAEADCTIEDIGDNTKPDPVTLGKLVYDVPGVKNVLEIPPLAAQVTKFKCGGFVLGLCMNHCMFDGIGAMEFVNSWGEVARGLPLKVPPFMDRTILKARNPPKIEFPHHEFAEIEDTSNTAELYKEEMHYRSFCFDPEKLEKLKRKALEDGALAKCTTFEALSAFIWRSRSQALKMKPDQKTKLLFAVDGRSRFDPPIPEGYFGNGIVLTNSLCSAGELVGNPLSFAVKLVQESVQIVTDSYMRSAIDYFEATRVRPSLTATLLITTWSRLSFHTTDFGWGEPVLSGPVALPEKEVSLFLSHGKERKSVNVLLGLPAAAMKTFEELMQI